Below is a window of Candidatus Delongbacteria bacterium DNA.
TGAGAGAGACCCTACTGCTATCTGCTATAGAATCCCCGCTTCTTTTTCACAAGACTGAGTGGACAAAAGTAGTAAAAACCTTTTGGGAATTTTCATAATGCCCTGATGTCATTATGGACAGATGAACTTAACTCTTGGAATCACTTTTCCTATACTCATACAATGTATACCTTAGCTGTTAATAATTATATAATCCCCCGTTTATTTTAAGACATAGATTTAATAATTACTAGCCTATAGCAGGTTTCTTTTGCAAGAGATAGCAATTAAAATAGAAAGGAATAACCAGTGTATCTTTTAATCCCGTTACTGCTTTTAATAAAAAAAATCAGATTTTTCAATATGCAATTACAATCATATTAATTTCTATTTTAACTTTATGGGTGATTAGTAACCCAATATGCAAGTATTTTAACAATCAATATATTTCAACATAGTTGTAGAATTTAATATAAGCCTTAAAAGCAATTTATATTGAAGAATAGGATGAATACAATTGTACTTGTCTTTGGTGAACGTACAGTAGAGGTTAATAAAACTAGATTTAACAGATTTATTTATGAAAATAAAATTCCTACAAGCCTTTAACGGTGATGCTATTCTTATCACTATTAAAGATGAAGCAATTAATAGAAATGTTTTAATTGATGGAGGTAATGGTAATACCTATTCTCAAAAGAGCAGAGGAAGAATTAAATACAACGACCTGTTTCAAGAACTCAAACTTATAAAAGAGAATGGTGAACGTATTGATTTATTAATTCTTACTCATGTTGATGATGATCATATTGGTGGAATTTTAAAGTGGATTGAAACCGACAAGGATGCTCTTGATCTGGTCCGAAAAGTATGGTTCAATTCTGGACGCACTATAAAAAAACTGTTTGAAACCGATTGCGATATTGAATACGATAATGCGATTGAACTGAACAGGAGTTCAAGTACTGACACAAGTATTGCTCAGGGAGTTAAATTCGAGGATTTTCTAAAAAGTCAACCTGGCATTTGGGACGAGAAGATTATTAAAACAGGAGATGAAATATCAATTTATGGCTTAGATTTTAAAATTTTATCTCCAGATGAGGACAGACTAAAAGATTTACTTGGAAAATGGACTAAAGAAGAACCAGATTCATTGGATACGTCTGGATACAAAGATGATTACAAAAAAACTTTAGCCCAACACATTCAGGATGATACTTTTGAAGAAGACACCTCTAAACACAATGGAAGTTCTATAAGCTTTATTCTCTCATTCGATGGTAAAAACTATCTCTTCTTAGCAGATTCGTTTCCAAATGT
It encodes the following:
- a CDS encoding MBL fold metallo-hydrolase: MKIKFLQAFNGDAILITIKDEAINRNVLIDGGNGNTYSQKSRGRIKYNDLFQELKLIKENGERIDLLILTHVDDDHIGGILKWIETDKDALDLVRKVWFNSGRTIKKLFETDCDIEYDNAIELNRSSSTDTSIAQGVKFEDFLKSQPGIWDEKIIKTGDEISIYGLDFKILSPDEDRLKDLLGKWTKEEPDSLDTSGYKDDYKKTLAQHIQDDTFEEDTSKHNGSSISFILSFDGKNYLFLADSFPNVVVSSMKALGCSEHDPLKCEFVKVAHHGSKANNNNELLRLIDSNKYVISTNGAKHSHPNKQFLARLINQKNDCEIYFNYPDLAKAIFSLQDKSDFPDFRIYETSQLKTTI